From the Streptomyces sp. NBC_00390 genome, the window AGCCGGCCTGCTCGTTGTCCTTGTCGACCTGGGCGTCGTTCTTCTTCAGCAGCGCGTCCAGGTCCTTCTCGGCGCCCTTCTCGTAGGCGATGGCGTGGTCCTGGAGCGTGAGCAGGAAGGCGCCGCCGTTGACGGACGAGGGGGCGTGCGAGCTCTCGGGGTGCTGTGCGATGTCGACGAAGGTGCGGTACAGCGGGTCGTTGTTCAGCTTCGGTGACTTCAGCGCCGCCATGGTCGAGGGCACGTTGTGGATGGCGTTGGCGAAGGAGACGACCGCGTCGGTGTCGGTGGAGAGGTACTTCACCAGCTCCCAGGCGGCGTTCTTCCTGGGGCTGTTGCTCGCGATGCCGAGGACGGTGCCCGACAGATAGCCCTTGCCGTAGTCGGCGGCCCGGTCGTCCGGGACGGGGAAGGGCGCCGCGCCGATCTCGAAGTCCAGCTCGGCGTCGGTGGCCATCTTGCCGCGCCATTCGCCGTCGAGCTGCATGGCGACCTGGCCGGTGTGGAAGGGGTGCTTCGCACCCCACTCGTCGCCGAGGGACGTACGGAACCTGTTGAGCTTCTGGTAGCCGCCGAGGTCGTCGACCAGCTTCTTCTGCCAGGTGAACATGGCCTTCACGGCCGGGTCCCCGGCGGTGTTCGACTTGCCGCCCGCATCGACGTACGTGACGCCGAACTGGCCGCCGTAGTGCTCGACCGTCGTCTCGTAGCCCAGGTAGAGCGGCATGAAGCCGAGCCGCTCGAAGCCGTCACCCTTCGCCTTGGTGAGCTTCTTCACGGCCGCGTCGAACTCGGACAGCGTCTTCGGCGGGGCGGTGATGCCGGCCTCCTTGAAGGCCGTCTTGTTGTAGTAGAGGCCGTACGCGTCACCCAGCAGCGGCACGGTGCAGCGCGTGCCGTCGTGCTCGGTGTACCTGGCCATCTGCGGCAGGAACGTCGTCGCCGGGTCGATCCCGGACGTGTCCAGGAACGGCCCCAGATCGGTCAGCGCCCTGGAGGAGCAGAACCGGCCCACGCTGTCGGTGGTGAAGGACGAGACCACGTCCGGAGCGCTCGAACCGCCCGTGCGCAGGCCCTGGTTGAGCTTCTCGTCGGTGATGCCCTTGACGACCTTCACCTTGATGTCGGGGTGCTTGTCCTCGAACGTCTTGATGTTCGCCTCGATCGCGGCGACCTCGCTCGGGGCGCTCCACCCGTGCCAGAAGGTCAGCGTCGTCCTCGCGTTCGGATCGTCGCCCGCGCCTGCGTCGTTCGATCCCGTGCAGGCGGAGAGGAGCAGGGCGCTCGAGGCGGCCGCGGCCAGTGCGACGGCCGTTGTCCGGCGGTATGTGGGCATGGCGGTGTCTCCCTGTGACATGGCGTGGTCGGGGGAAGGGGAGAGGTGCTCAGGTGGTGCGTCCGGCGGTGCCGTCGGGGGTTCAGCGGGAGGTGTCGAAGACTTCGTCGCGCGTGGTGGCCAGCGCGCTCTCCAGCGCGCCGCACAGCACCGGATGCCTGCGTACGGCGCCGAGCACCAGCCGGGGCCGGGACGCGGCCAGTTCGGTGAGCTCCGCCTGCACGCGGTCGCGCAGCACCTCACCCCCGGCGGCGATCACATCGCCGGACAGGACGACCAGCTCCGGGTCGAGTACGGCGACCATGGACGCCAGACCGGTCGCGAGGGCGGTCGCGTAGGCGTCCAGCAG encodes:
- a CDS encoding ABC transporter substrate-binding protein, which encodes MPTYRRTTAVALAAAASSALLLSACTGSNDAGAGDDPNARTTLTFWHGWSAPSEVAAIEANIKTFEDKHPDIKVKVVKGITDEKLNQGLRTGGSSAPDVVSSFTTDSVGRFCSSRALTDLGPFLDTSGIDPATTFLPQMARYTEHDGTRCTVPLLGDAYGLYYNKTAFKEAGITAPPKTLSEFDAAVKKLTKAKGDGFERLGFMPLYLGYETTVEHYGGQFGVTYVDAGGKSNTAGDPAVKAMFTWQKKLVDDLGGYQKLNRFRTSLGDEWGAKHPFHTGQVAMQLDGEWRGKMATDAELDFEIGAAPFPVPDDRAADYGKGYLSGTVLGIASNSPRKNAAWELVKYLSTDTDAVVSFANAIHNVPSTMAALKSPKLNNDPLYRTFVDIAQHPESSHAPSSVNGGAFLLTLQDHAIAYEKGAEKDLDALLKKNDAQVDKDNEQAG